One region of Populus trichocarpa isolate Nisqually-1 chromosome 4, P.trichocarpa_v4.1, whole genome shotgun sequence genomic DNA includes:
- the LOC7479058 gene encoding probable WRKY transcription factor 31 has translation MDKGWGLTLASDPVSVFSSNNSNNSPVGSFLKVKRDFSSDHNMADSRNINNSMFQFPVSLSAGKEEVSSAAAHEVDFFKEMINRVDGHDSKSTSVIVKKENSLAEVAPRSSAALDVNTGLHLLTAYARSDQSTVDDGVSSDADDKRSKNVELAQLQVELQKMNAENQRLKDMLSQVTNNYSALQMHFVALIQQQQRNHGVESDNKQETVDAKSSEEKKHEMVPRQFMDLGPSAETDEISNSSSEERTRSVTPQNHFEAASTKNNGKLEMVPHDQENSSFRDGKRIGGDESPESESQGWNPNKVQKLNPASSANKAIEQSAEATMRKARVSVRARSEAPMISDGCQWRKYGQKMAKGNPCPRAYYRCTMAVGCPVRKQVQRCAEDKTILITTYEGNHNHPLPPAAMTMASTTTAAATMLLSGSMSSADGMMNPNLLARAILPGCSSSMATISASAPFPTVTLDLTQNTNPLQFQRPPTQFQVPFPGQPQNFALVTAPQLPQVFGQALYNQSKFSGLQLSQDIGSSQLGHQAQPQIFHPGQQPSLSHDTLSAATAAITADPNFTAALAAAISSIIGGANSSSNTTTNTNNNNSNSNATNTSNRN, from the exons ATGGACAAAGGATGGGGTCTTACTCTTGCTTCTGATCCCGTTTCTGTCTTCTCTagcaacaacagcaacaacagcCCGGTTGGCTCTTTTTTGAAGGTCAAAAGGGACTTCAGTTCTGATCATAACATGGCAGATTCTAGgaatattaataatagtatgTTTCAGTTTCCGGTCAGTCTTTCTGCCGGCAAGGAAGAGGTATCATCTGCTGCTGCTCATGAAGTAGACTTCTTTAAGGAGATGATCAATAGGGTTGATGGCCATGATTCTAAATCCACAAGTGTTATTGTTAAGAAGGAGAATTCTCTTGCTGAAGTTGCTCCAAGGTCCAGTGCTGCTCTTGATGTAAAT ACTGGATTGCACCTTCTAACTGCTTACGCTAGAAGTGATCAATCAACTGTGGATGATGGAGTTTCATCTGACGCTGATGATAAGAGATCAAAGAATGTTGag CTAGCACAATTGCAAGTGGAACTTCAAAAAATGAACGCAGAAAATCAAAGGTTGAAAGACATGCTTAGTCAAGTAACCAACAATTACAGTGCCTTACAAATGCATTTTGTAGCATtgatacaacaacaacaacggaACCATGGAGTTGAAAGCGATAACAAACAGGAG ACTGTGGATGCAAAATCTTCCGAGGAAAAGAAACATGAGATGGTGCCTAGACAATTCATGGATCTAGGACCTTCAGCTGAGACTGATGAGATATCCAATTCATCGTCCGAAGAGAGGACTCGTTCTGTAACACCTCAAAATCATTTCGAAGCAGCTTCGACGAAAAACAATGGTAAACTTGAGATGGTTCCACATGATCAAGAGAATTCTAGTTTCCGAGATGGAAAGAGAATTGGCGGAGACGAGAGTCCTGAATCAGAATCACAAGGCTGGAATCCTAACAAGGTTCAAAAGTTGAATCCTGCTAGTTCTGCCAACAAGGCTATTGAACAATCTGCCGAGGCAACCATGAGAAAAGCCCGTGTTTCGGTTCGTGCACGATCGGAGGCTCCCATG ATTTCTGATGGCTGCCAATGGCGAAAGTACGGTCAGAAGATGGCGAAAGGAAATCCATGTCCGAGAGCTTATTATCGGTGCACCATGGCAGTTGGGTGTCCAGTTCGCAAACAA GTTCAACGTTGCGCGGAGGATAAGACAATCTTGATCACAACTTATGAAGGCAATCACAACCACCCTCTACCTCCAGCTGCAATGACAATGGCGtcaacaacaacagcagctGCAACTATGTTACTTTCAGGATCAATGTCAAGTGCAGATGGCATGATGAACCCAAATTTGCTAGCAAGAGCAATCCTCCCAGGTTGCTCATCAAGTATGGCAACGATTTCAGCTTCAGCTCCGTTCCCTACTGTAACATTGGACCTCACTCAAAATACAAACCCTCTACAATTCCAAAGACCTCCTACACAATTCCAAGTCCCTTTCCCAGGCCAACCCCAGAATTTCGCCTTAGTCACAGCTCCACAATTGCCTCAGGTTTTTGGTCAAGCCCTATACAACCAATCAAAATTCTCCGGTCTCCAATTGTCTCAAGATATAGGGTCATCACAATTAGGCCACCAAGCTCAACCCCAAATATTTCACCCAGGACAACAACCTTCCCTGTCTCATGACACATTGAGTGCTGCCACTGCCGCCATCACCGCTGATCCTAATTTCACTGCAGCACTTGCAGCTGCCATCAGCTCCATCATTGGTGGTGctaacagcagcagcaacaccacaaccaacaccaacaacaacaacagcaatagCAATGCCACCAACACAAGCAACAGAAATTAA